One part of the Bacillota bacterium genome encodes these proteins:
- the pepT gene encoding tripeptide aminopeptidase PepT, giving the protein MSSALLSEGVLAKFLRYVQVDSPSAEGANQVPSTPEQWQMARLLRDELVRLDLQDVELSDHGVLTATLPGPASGPAVGLIAHYDTFPGVPGRGIKPIVHHAYGGGDIRLPAGPVLSPGEQPALRQCIGHDLVTSDGSTLLGADDKAGVAEVMEVLCRLIREPERRRPTVRVAFTPDEETGAGIRHLDVARFNCVAAYTLDGSGPGELSGENFDALNLKVVLHGKSAHTGTARGRMINAVRMAAEFIAG; this is encoded by the coding sequence GTGAGTTCTGCACTCCTGTCTGAAGGCGTTCTGGCGAAGTTTCTGCGCTACGTTCAGGTGGACAGCCCGTCGGCGGAAGGGGCCAACCAGGTGCCCTCCACGCCCGAACAGTGGCAGATGGCACGCCTGTTGCGGGACGAGTTGGTGCGGCTCGACCTGCAGGACGTCGAGCTCAGCGATCACGGGGTGCTTACCGCCACGCTGCCCGGCCCCGCATCCGGGCCTGCCGTCGGGCTCATCGCGCACTACGACACGTTTCCGGGGGTGCCGGGCAGAGGCATCAAGCCCATCGTGCACCACGCTTACGGCGGTGGCGACATCCGGCTTCCGGCGGGCCCCGTGCTCTCGCCCGGGGAACAGCCGGCCCTCAGGCAGTGCATCGGGCACGACCTGGTCACCTCGGACGGCAGCACGCTTTTGGGGGCAGACGACAAGGCCGGAGTGGCCGAGGTCATGGAGGTGCTCTGCCGCCTCATCCGCGAGCCCGAGCGGCGGCGGCCGACAGTTCGGGTGGCCTTCACGCCCGACGAGGAGACCGGCGCGGGGATCCGGCACCTGGACGTGGCCAGGTTCAACTGTGTGGCGGCCTATACGCTGGACGGCAGCGGGCCCGGGGAGCTCTCCGGCGAAAACTTCGACGCGCTCAACTTGAAGGTGGTGCTGCACGGCAAGAGCGCCCATACCGGTACGGCCCGCGGGCGAATGATCAACGCGGTGCGGATGGCGGCGGAGTTCATCGCCGGGA